One window of the Elusimicrobium sp. An273 genome contains the following:
- a CDS encoding GAF domain-containing protein: MTAVSKTQLYHDLLRQAQALLEIERDPVANMANLAAVLYNGLPQINWAGFYVLKENVLVLGPFQGKPACVRIALGKGVCGTAAQTQGIQCVADVHAFAGHIACDSASRSEVVLPVFKNKSLWGVLDIDAPVQARFDEEDCKNLAEIVRLFEQNSAL, from the coding sequence ATGACCGCTGTTTCCAAAACACAACTATACCACGATTTATTGCGCCAGGCCCAAGCTTTGCTGGAAATAGAGCGCGACCCCGTAGCCAATATGGCCAATTTGGCGGCCGTGCTATATAACGGGCTGCCCCAGATTAACTGGGCTGGATTTTACGTGCTAAAAGAAAATGTGCTGGTGCTGGGCCCGTTTCAGGGAAAACCGGCCTGCGTGCGCATTGCCTTGGGAAAAGGCGTATGCGGAACGGCCGCGCAAACGCAGGGAATCCAATGCGTGGCGGATGTGCACGCGTTTGCGGGGCACATTGCCTGCGACAGCGCTTCCCGCAGCGAAGTGGTGCTCCCTGTCTTTAAAAACAAAAGCCTTTGGGGCGTATTGGATATAGACGCACCCGTCCAAGCGCGGTTTGACGAAGAAGACTGCAAAAATCTGGCAGAAATAGTGCGCTTGTTTGAGCAAAACAGCGCGTTATAA
- a CDS encoding 4Fe-4S dicluster domain-containing protein: protein MPRIEVDANKCKACYLCVNACPKKCLGKSKTISKKGYFPAEMEHPENCIGCAMCYMMCPDIAITVIKD from the coding sequence ATGCCAAGAATTGAAGTAGACGCCAACAAATGCAAAGCTTGCTATTTATGCGTCAACGCCTGCCCCAAAAAATGTTTGGGCAAATCCAAAACCATTAGCAAAAAAGGGTATTTTCCGGCGGAAATGGAACACCCGGAAAATTGCATTGGCTGCGCCATGTGCTACATGATGTGCCCCGATATTGCCATTACGGTAATTAAAGACTGA
- the glgP gene encoding alpha-glucan family phosphorylase: protein MKIHSFNVQPNLPENIKFLEELANDMWFTWNWQAILLFVQVDPKLWTSAKRNPKWFLGCVPQKRFEELSKDEKFVHDLNQVKEAYYNYKNNQHTWYKEHRHENGNLLTAYFSMEYGIGEGLPIYSGGLGMLAGDHMKSASDLDMPIIGVGLFYKQGYVQQVLNREGWQNEEYPDNDWAHMPVERVTKDGKEITVDIPLGNETVKACIWRVPVGRTSLYLLDTNLQENTPAQRAITEKLYGGDRENRIRQEVVLGIGGVKALSAMGIRPTVYHINEGHSAFLLFQRIIDIMKEKNLSFAQAREIVWATSVFTTHTPVIAGNEHFDPALVRKYMDFYAREMGISWDEFLALGKEKADSATYCMTVVALRLSAFCNGVAKLHGKVSREMWHNLWPGLPVSEVPITSITNGIHSASWISHELNELYRKYLFNNNQRGEVDPSDEKIWAKISDIPDAELWNVHTIRKNKLIDMVRGRLKRQLTRQGFDVMSVKKASKVLRPDTLTIGFARRFATYKRATLLFKDLNRLDKIVNNPQRPVQFVFAGKAHPADTAGKEFIKMIVGLTQNDPRFKGKIVFVEDYNMNTARYMVQGVDVWLNNPIRPMEASGTSGMKAALNGALALSILDGWWDEVGPCDFGWSIGGAENYKSDAERDTVESEAMYNLIEQDIAPAYYAKENGSEYSLPWLSLMKESIKHIAPVFNTNRMVKEYYERFYVPANNYGLILNEPGKAEAVAAWRRRIAENWYRVSVTDITPQPETAILMGDKVHFKARVVLGALTPEEIQVELYLGQRGTLGDIVKEDAIDMTCTGKDGDAYLYEVSMSPLNSGRQDYALRILPFNNDIPNVLTPLFIRWEE, encoded by the coding sequence ATGAAAATCCATTCTTTCAACGTACAGCCCAACTTGCCCGAAAACATCAAGTTCCTGGAAGAGTTGGCCAACGATATGTGGTTTACCTGGAACTGGCAGGCCATTTTGCTGTTTGTGCAGGTAGACCCCAAACTCTGGACGTCCGCCAAACGCAACCCCAAATGGTTCTTGGGCTGTGTGCCGCAAAAACGCTTTGAAGAATTAAGCAAAGACGAAAAATTTGTACACGATTTAAACCAAGTCAAAGAAGCCTATTACAACTACAAAAACAACCAGCACACCTGGTACAAAGAACACCGCCACGAAAACGGCAACCTGCTGACGGCCTACTTCTCCATGGAGTACGGCATCGGCGAAGGGCTGCCCATTTATTCGGGCGGCTTAGGCATGCTGGCCGGCGACCATATGAAATCCGCCAGCGACTTGGATATGCCGATCATCGGCGTGGGTTTGTTCTACAAACAGGGCTACGTGCAGCAGGTGCTCAACCGCGAAGGCTGGCAGAATGAAGAATACCCCGATAACGACTGGGCGCATATGCCGGTGGAACGCGTAACGAAAGACGGAAAAGAAATTACCGTAGATATTCCGCTGGGAAATGAAACCGTCAAAGCCTGCATCTGGCGCGTGCCCGTAGGGCGCACGTCCCTTTATTTGCTGGACACCAACTTGCAGGAAAACACCCCCGCCCAGCGCGCCATTACCGAGAAACTCTACGGCGGCGACCGCGAAAACCGCATCCGCCAAGAAGTGGTGCTTGGTATCGGCGGCGTAAAAGCCTTAAGCGCCATGGGCATCCGCCCCACCGTTTACCACATCAACGAAGGGCACAGCGCGTTCCTGCTTTTCCAGCGCATTATTGATATTATGAAAGAGAAAAACCTCTCTTTCGCCCAAGCGCGCGAAATTGTGTGGGCTACGTCCGTCTTCACCACCCACACGCCCGTCATTGCCGGCAACGAACATTTTGACCCGGCCTTGGTGCGCAAATATATGGATTTTTACGCCCGCGAGATGGGCATTTCCTGGGACGAGTTTTTGGCCCTGGGCAAAGAAAAAGCCGACTCCGCCACCTATTGCATGACGGTGGTTGCGCTGCGCCTGTCGGCCTTCTGCAACGGGGTGGCCAAATTGCACGGCAAAGTAAGCCGCGAAATGTGGCACAACCTGTGGCCCGGCCTGCCCGTCAGCGAAGTGCCGATTACCAGCATTACCAACGGCATTCACAGCGCTTCGTGGATTTCGCACGAACTCAACGAGCTGTACCGCAAATATCTGTTTAACAACAATCAGCGCGGCGAAGTAGATCCTTCGGACGAAAAAATCTGGGCGAAAATTTCCGACATTCCGGACGCCGAACTGTGGAACGTGCACACAATCCGCAAAAACAAACTGATTGACATGGTGCGCGGCCGCTTAAAACGCCAGCTCACCCGCCAAGGCTTTGACGTGATGAGCGTCAAAAAAGCAAGCAAAGTCCTCCGCCCCGACACGCTGACCATCGGCTTTGCCCGCCGCTTTGCCACTTACAAGCGCGCCACGCTGCTTTTTAAAGATTTAAACCGCTTGGACAAAATCGTCAACAATCCGCAGCGCCCGGTGCAGTTCGTCTTTGCCGGCAAGGCGCACCCGGCCGATACCGCCGGAAAAGAATTTATCAAAATGATTGTAGGCCTGACGCAAAACGACCCGCGCTTTAAAGGGAAAATCGTGTTTGTGGAAGACTATAACATGAACACCGCCCGCTATATGGTGCAGGGGGTGGACGTGTGGCTCAACAACCCGATCCGCCCGATGGAAGCCAGCGGCACCAGCGGTATGAAAGCGGCGCTGAACGGGGCGCTTGCGCTGTCCATCTTAGACGGCTGGTGGGACGAAGTAGGCCCGTGCGACTTTGGGTGGTCTATCGGCGGAGCCGAAAATTATAAGTCCGACGCGGAACGCGACACCGTAGAATCCGAAGCGATGTACAACCTGATTGAGCAGGATATCGCCCCCGCCTATTACGCCAAGGAAAACGGCTCGGAGTATTCGCTGCCGTGGCTGTCTTTGATGAAAGAATCCATCAAGCACATCGCGCCTGTTTTTAACACCAACCGCATGGTAAAAGAATACTACGAACGCTTCTACGTGCCGGCCAACAATTACGGCCTTATTTTAAACGAGCCCGGCAAAGCCGAAGCCGTGGCCGCGTGGCGGCGCAGAATTGCGGAAAACTGGTACCGCGTAAGCGTAACGGACATTACGCCGCAGCCGGAAACAGCCATTTTGATGGGCGACAAGGTACACTTTAAAGCCCGCGTGGTATTGGGGGCTTTAACGCCGGAAGAAATCCAGGTAGAGCTGTACCTGGGCCAGCGGGGCACCTTGGGCGACATCGTCAAAGAAGACGCCATTGATATGACCTGCACCGGCAAAGACGGCGATGCGTATTTGTACGAAGTGTCCATGTCGCCGCTTAACAGCGGGCGGCAGGACTATGCCCTGCGCATTCTGCCCTTTAATAACGACATTCCCAACGTGCTGACGCCGTTGTTCATCCGCTGGGAAGAGTAG
- a CDS encoding class I SAM-dependent rRNA methyltransferase — protein MIEIKLKAKEERRLQAGHWWVFSNEIDGLDTSVEPGTLVRVLNHEGKQVGIGYFNPHSLISVRLLMKGEGELPEDFVFENLDNAYSYRKEIGVRKYGRMCYGEADNMPGLVIDRYGDVLVIDVLTAGMEKLKPAITKAVQKIFKPKGIYYKNDSSFRALEGLTNTPEIIGDVPETVEIEENKVKYLVPLRGGQKTGFYFDQRENREFLKPYFKDKLVLDLYCYIGSFGITAALAGASQVWGCDSSAAAVECAQKNAALNGVSDSVVFHRDDAERLLSALKKGELPDQPDIVLLDPPAFVKSRKALPQAVGLYVKLVKMALEGIKAGGYLAFSTCSHHISRELFVDIIRQGVSKSGRKAVLVELRGQAKDHPVLIGMPETEYLHFALVQLR, from the coding sequence ATGATTGAAATTAAATTAAAAGCCAAAGAAGAAAGACGCCTGCAGGCCGGCCATTGGTGGGTGTTTTCCAACGAAATTGACGGATTGGACACTTCGGTGGAACCGGGCACGCTGGTGCGGGTGCTGAACCACGAAGGCAAACAAGTGGGCATTGGCTACTTTAACCCGCACAGCTTAATTTCGGTGCGCCTGCTGATGAAAGGCGAGGGCGAACTGCCGGAGGACTTTGTATTTGAAAATTTAGACAACGCCTATTCCTACCGCAAAGAAATCGGCGTGCGCAAATACGGGCGGATGTGCTACGGCGAGGCCGACAATATGCCCGGTTTGGTGATTGACCGCTACGGCGACGTGCTGGTGATTGACGTGCTGACGGCCGGTATGGAAAAATTAAAACCGGCCATTACCAAGGCAGTCCAGAAAATTTTTAAGCCCAAAGGCATTTATTACAAAAACGACAGTTCTTTCCGCGCGCTGGAAGGCTTGACTAATACGCCCGAAATCATTGGCGACGTGCCGGAAACGGTGGAAATAGAAGAAAACAAAGTAAAATATCTGGTTCCGCTTCGCGGCGGGCAGAAAACGGGTTTTTATTTTGACCAGCGCGAAAACCGCGAATTTTTAAAACCGTATTTTAAAGACAAACTGGTGCTGGACTTATATTGTTACATCGGGTCTTTTGGCATTACGGCCGCCTTGGCAGGCGCCAGCCAGGTGTGGGGGTGCGATTCTTCCGCGGCCGCCGTGGAGTGTGCCCAGAAAAACGCCGCGCTTAACGGCGTGTCCGACTCGGTGGTTTTCCACCGCGACGATGCCGAGCGCCTGCTTTCCGCCCTCAAAAAAGGCGAACTGCCCGATCAGCCCGACATCGTATTGCTGGATCCGCCGGCATTTGTCAAAAGCCGCAAGGCGCTTCCGCAGGCGGTGGGGCTGTATGTAAAGCTGGTTAAAATGGCCTTGGAAGGAATTAAAGCGGGCGGATATTTGGCCTTTTCCACGTGCTCGCATCATATTTCGCGGGAGCTGTTTGTGGACATTATTCGGCAAGGGGTCAGCAAGTCGGGGCGCAAGGCCGTGCTGGTAGAACTGCGCGGGCAAGCTAAAGACCACCCAGTGCTGATTGGCATGCCGGAAACGGAATACCTGCATTTTGCACTGGTTCAGCTTCGGTAA
- a CDS encoding thiamine pyrophosphate-dependent enzyme, with amino-acid sequence MTIIAKKPASLTDLPMHYCPGCGHGIVHRLMGETFDELKIADRVIGVAPVGCAVFADSYFACDMVQGAHGRGPAIATGIKRSKPEAIVFSYQGDGDLASIGMAEIVHAAVRSENITVIFINNAIYGMTGGQMAPTTLVGQVATTAPKGRDPKLQGWPINMCEMLAQITGAKYLERVAVDSPQHVMQAKKAIKKAFENQVNGVGFSMVEVISQCPTNWYASVPQSLEFVRTKMIPQYPLGVFKDEGGK; translated from the coding sequence ATGACTATTATCGCCAAAAAACCGGCCAGCTTAACCGATTTGCCCATGCATTACTGCCCGGGCTGCGGGCACGGAATTGTCCATCGTTTGATGGGGGAAACTTTTGATGAATTGAAAATTGCAGACCGCGTGATCGGGGTAGCCCCGGTGGGATGCGCGGTGTTTGCGGACTCTTATTTTGCCTGTGATATGGTGCAGGGCGCGCACGGGCGCGGCCCGGCCATTGCCACCGGCATCAAGCGCTCCAAACCCGAAGCGATTGTTTTCTCGTATCAGGGCGACGGGGACTTGGCTTCCATCGGCATGGCGGAAATCGTTCACGCTGCGGTGCGCAGTGAAAACATTACCGTTATTTTCATCAACAACGCCATTTACGGTATGACCGGCGGCCAAATGGCTCCCACCACGCTGGTGGGCCAAGTAGCCACCACGGCCCCCAAAGGGCGTGACCCAAAATTGCAGGGCTGGCCGATTAATATGTGCGAAATGCTCGCGCAGATTACCGGCGCCAAATACCTGGAGCGGGTGGCGGTGGATTCGCCCCAGCACGTGATGCAGGCCAAGAAAGCCATTAAAAAAGCCTTTGAAAACCAGGTGAATGGCGTGGGCTTTTCGATGGTGGAAGTGATTTCGCAATGCCCGACCAACTGGTATGCCAGCGTGCCGCAGTCGTTAGAATTTGTGCGGACGAAGATGATTCCGCAGTATCCGCTGGGCGTCTTTAAAGACGAGGGAGGCAAATAA
- a CDS encoding tRNA (cytidine(34)-2'-O)-methyltransferase, translated as MLNIVLVNPEIPFNTGNIGRSCVATGTRLHLVGKLGFKIASKEIRRSGLDYWPHLDYRRYDTWEAFLEAEKPTEDNMFFLSTKGKTAYWDASFPPDAFLIFGAESCGLPKDFYERYRHRLFTIPMPGPVRSLNLSSSAAIVLFEAIRQNHFK; from the coding sequence ATGCTAAACATTGTTCTTGTAAATCCGGAAATTCCTTTCAACACCGGCAACATCGGCCGCTCGTGCGTGGCCACGGGCACGCGGCTGCATTTGGTAGGGAAACTAGGCTTTAAAATCGCTTCCAAAGAAATACGCCGCTCGGGGCTGGACTATTGGCCCCATTTGGACTACCGCCGCTACGACACGTGGGAAGCGTTTTTGGAGGCGGAAAAGCCGACGGAAGACAACATGTTTTTCCTCTCCACCAAAGGCAAAACCGCGTATTGGGACGCGTCATTTCCGCCGGATGCTTTTTTGATTTTCGGGGCGGAATCGTGCGGCCTGCCCAAAGATTTCTACGAGCGCTACCGCCACCGCCTGTTTACCATCCCGATGCCGGGGCCGGTGCGGTCGCTTAATTTATCGTCTTCGGCGGCAATCGTGCTGTTTGAAGCAATTCGGCAAAACCATTTCAAATAA
- the vorB gene encoding 3-methyl-2-oxobutanoate dehydrogenase subunit VorB, producing MTEKTLRKGNEALAEGAIRAGARFFAGYPITPQNEVPEYMSAYMADAGGAFVQAESEVAAINMVYGAASTGTRSMTSSSSPGISLKQEGITYLASADLPCLIVNVMRGGPGLGSISGSQGDYFQATRGGGNGDYHVIVLAPNSVEELGNFPKLGFELAEKYRMPCMILADGILGQMMESMSFNFDPIDPNKLGKFDWAVDIHKNGRKKNNVFSYKGDNLIADVVERAKRYGLIEKTEARWEERDAEDCDVLLVAYGLSSRACLEAVNKAKEEGLKVGLFRPITLWPFPSKRLAELAAKAKGVLSVEQSLGQLVQDIKLAVNGKTPVYLNAYPAGGQPDGNTILTAVRSILNGGKEGLFDLQEHAAGFSYECKRDTSLGMQGDLKGGK from the coding sequence ATGACCGAAAAAACATTACGAAAAGGCAATGAAGCGTTGGCCGAAGGCGCTATCCGCGCCGGGGCGCGCTTTTTTGCCGGTTATCCGATTACTCCGCAAAACGAAGTGCCGGAATACATGTCGGCCTATATGGCCGATGCGGGCGGTGCGTTTGTGCAGGCCGAAAGCGAAGTGGCCGCCATCAATATGGTGTACGGCGCCGCTTCTACGGGGACGCGCAGCATGACGTCTTCTTCCTCGCCGGGCATCAGCCTTAAGCAGGAAGGTATTACCTATTTGGCCAGTGCGGATTTGCCGTGCCTGATTGTAAACGTAATGCGCGGCGGCCCGGGGCTGGGCAGCATCTCCGGCTCGCAGGGGGATTATTTCCAGGCCACGCGCGGGGGCGGCAACGGGGATTATCACGTGATTGTGCTGGCGCCGAACTCGGTGGAAGAGCTGGGCAATTTCCCCAAATTGGGGTTTGAACTGGCCGAAAAGTATCGGATGCCTTGTATGATTTTGGCGGACGGCATTTTGGGGCAGATGATGGAGAGCATGTCGTTTAATTTTGATCCGATTGACCCCAACAAACTGGGCAAATTTGACTGGGCGGTGGATATCCACAAAAACGGCCGCAAGAAAAACAATGTGTTTTCCTACAAAGGCGATAATTTAATCGCCGATGTGGTGGAACGCGCCAAACGCTACGGCCTGATTGAAAAAACGGAAGCCCGCTGGGAAGAACGCGACGCCGAAGACTGCGATGTGTTATTGGTGGCCTACGGCCTTTCGTCCCGTGCATGCTTGGAAGCGGTCAACAAAGCCAAAGAAGAAGGGTTAAAGGTGGGCTTGTTCCGCCCGATTACGCTGTGGCCCTTCCCGTCCAAACGCTTGGCGGAATTGGCGGCCAAGGCCAAAGGGGTGCTCTCGGTGGAGCAGAGCTTGGGCCAACTGGTGCAGGATATCAAACTGGCCGTCAACGGTAAAACGCCGGTTTATTTAAACGCTTATCCTGCCGGCGGCCAGCCGGACGGCAACACCATCCTTACGGCCGTTCGCTCTATTTTAAACGGCGGCAAAGAAGGCCTGTTTGACTTGCAGGAACACGCCGCAGGCTTTAGCTATGAATGCAAGCGCGATACGTCGCTTGGCATGCAGGGCGATTTGAAAGGAGGCAAATAA
- a CDS encoding response regulator transcription factor encodes MKKMPVVLFFFCFLLLAGESRAQNRYTTAMQAIRTGVVSHGSKFSQIAAREFFANPVPLAITQFKTPEAIRSSLVAHGIEESLRKSEQYRENLNKFLEVKKEMDIFLRYQLLEPQKISAAEANARWEYAREGKEALQRMERIVGARDPGVHFGKLYIERVMNAIKPTYAWSGASGKISMPERLRAENSFDVNKFLLKDANGTSLTMKNTSPGSEGFTQARQMAAQLPAMTIAVLNDDPEILEWARNWNAQGFFGPGSRVAVFDSLTKLMEWTKEVKYDVILMDYVLEDGISVFMIDRLRMEGDKETVILVNSALMDDEVPAEDLFEHGADGFISSVGFRADNGGARIANALYNYMQLHGRAALTPHSKH; translated from the coding sequence ATGAAAAAAATGCCGGTTGTTTTATTCTTTTTTTGTTTTCTATTGCTGGCGGGGGAGAGCCGGGCACAAAACCGTTATACCACTGCGATGCAGGCCATTCGGACGGGTGTAGTGTCCCACGGAAGCAAGTTTTCGCAAATTGCCGCCCGGGAGTTTTTTGCTAATCCCGTTCCGCTTGCCATTACCCAGTTTAAAACGCCGGAGGCAATCCGCAGCAGTTTGGTGGCACACGGCATAGAGGAAAGCCTGCGCAAATCCGAGCAATACCGCGAAAATTTAAATAAATTTTTAGAAGTCAAAAAAGAAATGGATATTTTTCTTCGTTACCAATTGCTTGAGCCGCAAAAGATCAGCGCGGCCGAAGCCAATGCCCGCTGGGAATATGCACGTGAGGGCAAAGAAGCCCTGCAGCGGATGGAACGCATTGTGGGCGCGCGGGATCCGGGCGTGCATTTTGGCAAATTATACATTGAACGGGTAATGAACGCCATAAAGCCGACCTATGCGTGGTCTGGTGCCTCGGGCAAAATCTCCATGCCGGAGCGGCTGCGTGCGGAAAATTCGTTTGATGTAAATAAGTTTTTATTGAAAGATGCAAACGGAACTTCTTTAACTATGAAAAACACTTCTCCCGGCTCGGAAGGATTTACCCAGGCCCGCCAAATGGCGGCGCAGCTGCCGGCGATGACGATTGCCGTGCTTAATGACGATCCGGAAATTTTAGAATGGGCGCGTAATTGGAATGCCCAAGGTTTCTTCGGGCCCGGCAGCCGGGTGGCGGTATTTGACTCGCTTACCAAATTAATGGAGTGGACAAAAGAAGTAAAATACGACGTGATTTTAATGGATTACGTGTTGGAAGACGGAATCAGCGTTTTTATGATAGACCGCCTGCGCATGGAGGGGGATAAAGAGACCGTCATTTTGGTAAACAGCGCCTTGATGGACGATGAGGTGCCGGCGGAAGATTTGTTTGAACACGGAGCGGACGGATTTATATCCTCGGTCGGCTTTCGTGCAGATAACGGCGGCGCCCGTATTGCAAACGCCCTGTACAATTATATGCAGCTGCATGGGCGCGCCGCGCTTACGCCGCATAGCAAACATTAA
- a CDS encoding type IV pilin protein translates to MKKGFTLIELLIVMVVVGILVTVALPKYYSSMERGRALEGISNLRAASDFVNAKYVMQGNQYVKNSIADTSDRLLGGDTTKRSYFGFPLLYSLSSDTAVIFTSRADGSYDLYAINQDGELKYIACSGDAELCKNAGMEEATFTDSYSNSNLILNFQ, encoded by the coding sequence ATGAAAAAAGGTTTTACTTTAATTGAATTATTGATTGTAATGGTGGTGGTGGGCATTTTGGTAACGGTGGCCCTGCCTAAATACTATTCGTCCATGGAGCGCGGCCGCGCCTTGGAAGGAATCAGCAATTTGCGGGCGGCCAGCGATTTTGTAAATGCCAAATACGTGATGCAAGGCAACCAATACGTCAAAAACAGTATTGCCGATACCTCTGACAGACTTTTGGGGGGAGATACGACCAAAAGATCGTATTTTGGCTTTCCTTTGCTTTATTCGTTAAGTTCCGACACGGCGGTTATTTTTACCAGCCGCGCAGACGGCAGCTACGACTTGTATGCCATCAATCAAGACGGCGAGTTGAAATATATTGCCTGTTCGGGCGATGCAGAACTCTGTAAAAACGCCGGGATGGAAGAAGCTACTTTTACAGACAGCTACAGCAACAGTAATTTAATTTTAAATTTTCAATAA
- a CDS encoding spinster family MFS transporter yields the protein MNTKHLFWILFLLNLFNYIDRQVLYSVFPLLQTDLHLSDWQLGTLASVFMLVYMCYAPVVGYFADRSPRQKWIGASALIWSAATLACATARNYFSLLFTRGLIGVGEAGFTTIAQPFLAENYPKKKRATILAVFGLAMPAGSALGYMWGGAIGLHWGWRTAFLLAGVPGLVLGILSLTHLKDIRRAQQTAAEKPSRHDYKALFQNKPFLFICLAHAMITFIIGGLSAWMPTYLHRYLQMDVAQAGTWFGALVICCGAAGTYAGGKLADKWLEFSPKAYFWVIGVSFLALLPPAWLGIQTNRPALALGCFGLAIICLFLPTGPIAAALVASTRNKVHAMAFAVNIFIIHALGDALSPMLLGHASDLWNLKIAVLLCSLAAVPGLVFTWMAASFERRLPEPPLP from the coding sequence ATGAACACGAAACATTTGTTTTGGATTTTATTTCTGTTAAACCTGTTTAATTATATAGACCGGCAGGTTCTCTATTCCGTATTTCCGCTGTTGCAAACCGATTTGCACCTAAGCGACTGGCAGCTGGGCACCTTGGCCTCGGTCTTTATGCTGGTGTATATGTGTTACGCTCCCGTCGTGGGCTATTTTGCGGATCGTTCCCCCCGGCAAAAATGGATTGGCGCCAGTGCGCTTATTTGGAGTGCGGCTACCCTGGCCTGCGCCACGGCAAGAAACTATTTTTCCTTGTTGTTTACGCGGGGCCTTATTGGCGTGGGAGAAGCCGGGTTTACTACCATTGCCCAGCCCTTTTTAGCGGAGAACTATCCTAAGAAAAAACGGGCCACCATTTTAGCCGTTTTCGGGCTGGCCATGCCGGCCGGCAGCGCCTTAGGCTACATGTGGGGCGGCGCCATAGGCTTGCATTGGGGGTGGAGAACCGCCTTTTTGCTGGCCGGAGTTCCGGGGCTGGTGCTGGGGATATTATCCCTGACACATCTAAAAGACATTCGCCGCGCGCAGCAAACCGCCGCCGAAAAACCCTCCCGGCACGATTATAAAGCGCTGTTTCAAAACAAGCCCTTCCTGTTTATTTGCCTGGCCCATGCCATGATTACTTTTATTATTGGCGGCCTTTCTGCCTGGATGCCCACTTACCTGCACCGCTACCTGCAAATGGATGTGGCGCAGGCCGGCACATGGTTTGGGGCGTTGGTTATTTGCTGCGGCGCGGCCGGAACCTACGCCGGAGGAAAACTGGCCGACAAATGGCTGGAATTTTCGCCCAAGGCTTATTTTTGGGTCATCGGAGTATCCTTTCTGGCGTTGCTTCCCCCCGCGTGGCTAGGCATACAAACCAACCGCCCCGCACTGGCGCTCGGCTGTTTTGGGCTGGCTATTATTTGCCTCTTTTTGCCCACCGGCCCCATTGCCGCCGCGTTGGTGGCGTCCACCCGCAACAAAGTGCACGCCATGGCTTTTGCCGTAAATATCTTTATCATCCACGCACTGGGGGATGCGCTGTCCCCCATGCTTTTGGGGCATGCCTCGGATCTGTGGAATTTAAAAATTGCCGTTTTACTGTGCTCTTTGGCGGCGGTGCCCGGCCTGGTGTTTACGTGGATGGCCGCCAGCTTTGAGCGACGCCTGCCCGAGCCGCCGCTTCCTTAA
- a CDS encoding 2-oxoacid:acceptor oxidoreductase family protein — MYQGIRIAGFGGQGVISAGILLAQAGVEDKKNASWLPSYGPEMRGGTANCSVVISDGEVYTPIVSAPDTVIIMNEPSLPKFEPLLKKGGLMIINSSLINSRPTRTDITVVCVPCNKIAEELGMDRIANLVALGAFIKKTGAVTLTSVEHAMKKVYKRAKPEMLELNKKALQAGYDAVK, encoded by the coding sequence ATGTATCAAGGAATCAGAATTGCCGGTTTCGGCGGACAAGGCGTGATTTCGGCGGGGATTCTCCTCGCGCAAGCCGGCGTGGAAGACAAGAAAAACGCCAGCTGGCTGCCTTCTTACGGGCCGGAAATGCGCGGCGGAACGGCCAACTGCTCGGTGGTGATATCGGACGGGGAAGTCTATACGCCTATTGTATCGGCCCCCGATACGGTAATTATTATGAACGAGCCGTCGCTTCCTAAATTTGAGCCCTTGCTCAAAAAAGGCGGACTGATGATTATCAACAGCTCGCTTATCAACTCCCGCCCCACCCGCACCGATATTACCGTGGTGTGCGTGCCGTGCAATAAAATTGCGGAAGAATTGGGGATGGATCGTATTGCCAACCTGGTGGCGTTGGGTGCGTTTATTAAAAAAACGGGTGCCGTTACGCTGACAAGCGTAGAGCATGCGATGAAAAAAGTGTATAAGCGCGCCAAACCGGAAATGCTGGAGCTGAACAAAAAAGCGCTGCAGGCCGGATACGACGCAGTGAAATAA